The Methanocella arvoryzae MRE50 DNA window ACCACGAGCATCATAAACCGCCAGATCACGGGGGACCCGAAGCTGAAGAGGATACCCGGCTGAAGCACAAAGGCTATGAGGCCCACAAAGGTCATGCCGATCACCACAAGATGATGCTCGAGGACTTCAAGAAGCGGTTCATCGTCTCAACTATCCTCACAATCCCGATCGTCGTCTTATCGCCCACAATCCAGGGCATCCTGGGCTACCGCTTCGATTTCCCCGGGTCAATATATCTTCAATTCATTTTATCTTCGATCGTGTACTTCTATGGCGGCTACCCGTTCCTCAAGGGCATCTTCGAGGAACTCGGGAAACGCACGCCGGGCATGATGACGCTCATCGCTGTGGCAATCACGGTAGCTTATGTGTACAGTTGCGCTGTCGTGTTCGGGCTGCCGGGCATGACCTTCTTCTGGGAACTCGCAACGTTGATCGACATCATGCTGCTGGGCCACTGGATAGAGATGAGGTCAGTCATGGGGGCATCCAGGGCACTCGAGGAACTGGTCAAGATCATGCCTTCGGAAGCCCACATGGTGATGGATGGCATGGTCCATGACGTCAGCGTGGAAGACCTGCAGGTGGGTGACCGGGTACTGGTCAAGCCCGGCGAAAAAATACCCGTGGACGGAGAAGTGATCGAAGGCGATACCAGCGTTAACGAAGCCATGCTTACCGGCGAGTCAAAGCCCGTGTCTAAAACTGTGGGCGATAAGGTCATCGGTGGATCTGTCAACGGCGAAGGCTCCATCAAGGCAGAGGTAAAAAAGACTGGCAAGGATACATACCTTAACCAGGTCGTCGAGCTGGTTAAGCAGGCCCAGGAAAGCAAATCCCGGGCGCAGGACCTGGCAAACCGGGCCGCATTTATCCTGACGATCATCGCGCTGAGCGTCGGCGCCATTACCTTTATTATCTGGGTTCTCGCAGGGCAGACATTAAACTTCGCGGTAGAACGAACTGCCACTGTGATGGTGATCACCTGCCCTCATGCTCTGGGGCTGGCGGTGCCACTGGTTATTGCTGTGTCAACCGCACTGGCAGCGAAATCGGGCCTGCTCATCCGCAACCGGACTGCCTTCGAGAAGGCCCGGGGCTTACAGGCGATCATCTTCGACAAGACCGGTACGCTGACCCTGGGTAAATTTGGAGTAACCGAGGTCTTACCGCTGGAGGGCAGCTATCGTGAGGAGGATTTGCTAACATACACGGCATCTCTGGAATCCAGATCCGAGCATCCGATCGCGGCTGGTATTACCGGAAGCGCCCGGGATAAGGGCATCGGCCTGAAAACCGTCTCCGGCTTCAAATCTATTCCCGGCAAAGGTGTGGAAGGCATCATCGACGGCAAAATATACCGGGTGGTCAGCCCGGGCTATCTCGAGGAAAAGGGCCTTGCGATCGATAATGATCGGGTGGAAAAAGTAAAGCAGCAGGGAAAAACAGTCGTCTTCCTGCTTGAGGGCGACACGCTGGCCGGGGCCATTGCGCTGGCCGACATTATCCGCCCCGAATCTAAAGATGCCATCGCCAGGCTAAAAGAGATGGGCATCAAGTGCATGATGCTGACCGGCGATAACCGCTACGTAGCCCGGTGGGTAGCGGAAGATCTGGGCCTGGACGACTATTTCGCCGAGGTGCTGCCCGACCAGAAGGTAGAGAAAGTAAAGGAAGTCCAGCGAAAATACGTCACCGGCATGGTGGGCGACGGGGTAAACGACGCGCCTGCGCTGACTCGGGCAAACGTCGGCATCGCCATCGGCGCGGGGACCGACGTGGCCATAGAGAGCGCCGACGTCATACTGGTGAAAAACGACCCGCGAGACGTGGTGAAAATTGTCAGCCTCTCCAAAAAGACTTACCGCAAGATGGTGGAGAACCTTCTCTGGGCCACCGGGTACAACGCTTTTGCTATCCCGCTAGCAGCGGGCGTTTTATACGCTTACGGAATCTTTCTCTCCCCCGCGGCAGGCGCCATTCTCATGAGCCTGAGCACGGTGATCGTTGCCATCAATGCCCGGATGCTGAAAGCGTGAAACCGATAAGGCGGCGTATCGTACCTCGTTACCTTCAGGCCGCAGTCACAATAGCTACTTATATCCTGATTTCATTCTATACTGCTGGCTATTTACATGGCAGGCGGCAGGCATGGACAGTAAAATCAAGGCCAGGCAGATAATCGTGCTCGCAGTAGGCATGTTTATCTTTACCTTAGGGTTCGGAGTCATCATCCCTGTCATGCCCTACTATGCCAACAACCTGGGGGCAACGGCTCTCGATCTCGGCCTGCTGATGGCGACTTTCTCGGCGATGCAGTTCGTCTGTGCTCCTGTATGGGGTGCCATCTCTGACAGGATCGGCCGGAAGCCGGTGATGATGATCGGCTTGACAGGGTTTGGATTAGCTTTTACTGTAACAGGCCTGTCGTCAGAACCCGCAGCTCTGGCGATCTCCGAAGTGATCGGCCACTGGACTGGGCTGTCACCGCATATCGGCGTTCTGTTTATCTCCGAGGTGATCGGAGGCACGCTGTCCTCCGGCATCTGGCCTGCCACGCTCGCCTTCATTGCCGATATCACGAAGCCTGAAGAGCGTGGCAACCTCATGGGGCAGATGGGGGCTGCCTCAGGGCTTGGAGTTATTATAGGGCCTGCTATTTCGGGGTTCCTGACCTCGTGGAGCCTTACCCTGCCCTTCTTCGCCACCGCCGGCATCGGGTTCCTGACTGCAGTACTCGCCTACCTGCTCCTGCCTGAATCCCGGGTGCCAGGGCAGCAGCCGGAAGTAGTAAAAAAAGTCTCCATGCTCTCGGCGATTAAGACCTCTCTTGGCTTTATCTTCATACTGACCATGCTGATCAGCTTCGCCGGCGCCATGATCGACGGCACCTTCGGCTATTTCCTCATGGGCAAATTCGGCCTGTCCGACCAGCCTGGCCCTGTGCCACTCCTGTTCTGGACAGTGCAGATGACCGGCCCCGGAGTGATGGGCGTCGTCTTCGCCTTCATGGGCATCACCGGCGTCGTCTGCCAGGGCCTCCTCGTCGGAAAAGCGATCAGCACCCTCGGAGAGCAGAAGACCATCATCGCCGGGCTCATCATCTACAGCGCAGGCATCATCGCCATTTACTTCTCAGTGGGCATCGTCACCCTGGCGCTCTTCACCTGCCTCATCGAAGTGGGCTTCGGCCTCATCTTCCCCAGCCTCAACACGTTAGTATCAAAGCGCACCGACCCCGACCGCCAGGGCGAAATGCTCGGCGTCATGGGCTCCTTCAACAGTTTAGGCCGAGTCATAGGACCGCCGGCTGGTGGTCTGATGTTTGCAGTCCACATTGGGCTGCCCTACTTCGTATCAGGCATCCTCGGGTTCATTGCTGCGGGAGTCATGGCTATGCTAACGAGAGCCGAAAAACGGAAAGCAGAGATACTGCCGACTAGTGTAGTAAAAACATAAACGATGGCTGGGCATGGGCATTCACCACAGAGGCACAGAGGGACACAGAGAATGGTTCACCACAGAGGCACAGAGGGACACAGAGAACGGTTCACCACAGAGGCACAGAGGGACACAGAGAACGGTTCACCACAGAGGCACAGAGGGACACAGAGAACGGTTCACCACAGAGGCACAGAGGGACACAGAGAACGGTTCACCACAGAGGCACAGAGGGACACAGAGACTTACTATATAACTGATTATGTACCTGCCCAATTATAGGATAATCTCTGTGAGCCTCTGTGGTGAAATTTATATCACTACAAGCAATGGTTTAAAAAAGATT harbors:
- a CDS encoding heavy metal translocating P-type ATPase, translating into MDHEHHKPPDHGGPEAEEDTRLKHKGYEAHKGHADHHKMMLEDFKKRFIVSTILTIPIVVLSPTIQGILGYRFDFPGSIYLQFILSSIVYFYGGYPFLKGIFEELGKRTPGMMTLIAVAITVAYVYSCAVVFGLPGMTFFWELATLIDIMLLGHWIEMRSVMGASRALEELVKIMPSEAHMVMDGMVHDVSVEDLQVGDRVLVKPGEKIPVDGEVIEGDTSVNEAMLTGESKPVSKTVGDKVIGGSVNGEGSIKAEVKKTGKDTYLNQVVELVKQAQESKSRAQDLANRAAFILTIIALSVGAITFIIWVLAGQTLNFAVERTATVMVITCPHALGLAVPLVIAVSTALAAKSGLLIRNRTAFEKARGLQAIIFDKTGTLTLGKFGVTEVLPLEGSYREEDLLTYTASLESRSEHPIAAGITGSARDKGIGLKTVSGFKSIPGKGVEGIIDGKIYRVVSPGYLEEKGLAIDNDRVEKVKQQGKTVVFLLEGDTLAGAIALADIIRPESKDAIARLKEMGIKCMMLTGDNRYVARWVAEDLGLDDYFAEVLPDQKVEKVKEVQRKYVTGMVGDGVNDAPALTRANVGIAIGAGTDVAIESADVILVKNDPRDVVKIVSLSKKTYRKMVENLLWATGYNAFAIPLAAGVLYAYGIFLSPAAGAILMSLSTVIVAINARMLKA
- a CDS encoding MFS transporter, with the translated sequence MDSKIKARQIIVLAVGMFIFTLGFGVIIPVMPYYANNLGATALDLGLLMATFSAMQFVCAPVWGAISDRIGRKPVMMIGLTGFGLAFTVTGLSSEPAALAISEVIGHWTGLSPHIGVLFISEVIGGTLSSGIWPATLAFIADITKPEERGNLMGQMGAASGLGVIIGPAISGFLTSWSLTLPFFATAGIGFLTAVLAYLLLPESRVPGQQPEVVKKVSMLSAIKTSLGFIFILTMLISFAGAMIDGTFGYFLMGKFGLSDQPGPVPLLFWTVQMTGPGVMGVVFAFMGITGVVCQGLLVGKAISTLGEQKTIIAGLIIYSAGIIAIYFSVGIVTLALFTCLIEVGFGLIFPSLNTLVSKRTDPDRQGEMLGVMGSFNSLGRVIGPPAGGLMFAVHIGLPYFVSGILGFIAAGVMAMLTRAEKRKAEILPTSVVKT